The Triticum aestivum cultivar Chinese Spring chromosome 6D, IWGSC CS RefSeq v2.1, whole genome shotgun sequence genomic sequence CATCTCCCAGATGCTGTCTGCTATGCCTTGAGATTTGCCAGACGCATAGAGATCGCAACACTAAAGTCGTCTCGTGTTTAGTACATTGTTTTGTGCTACTATCCAAACAATTGGCAGCAAGAACCAGCACCGCAGTTTCGTCTGATGGTGGATCTTTCTTGCATGCTCAGGCCATTATTTAATGGGTTGCTAACCTAGCATTTAGCTGTGACATACCTGTATTTAATAACGTGTTTTCCTTGGTGGGCACCTTTGCAAATCACAGGTCAAAGCCTCGAGGTCGGAGCTGGCATGTTTAGGCCATGGTAGCCCCTGATTCCGGTAGTGGATCCATGTTAGGGGTTCAGCATATTATCCCCATTTTTTCAGATTGAGGCTTCCAGCCACCAACCGTGTGAGTAGCATGACCATTTCATATCTAACCATTACTGAAATAAGATTTTTGATGTGTGCCCGTGGCCACCctattttttgcaatttttttgtaCAATCTTATTACCTCTTTAGTCATACTACTGATACTCCGGAATCAGCATCTTCTTTCTTTTGGTAAAGTTTGAAATAAGCATGTAAAGCATCGATTGTTGTTTGTGTATTGAGAATCATTTTATTGAAACAAACAAAAGGTTTGTGCACTGGCAATCATTTTATTGAAATAAACAAAGGGTTTGTGCACTGGCAAGTTTAGATCAGGTCTTGCTCGGATTATTGTTAATACGTAGAGCATGCAAAAAGTTGTGGTATTAAAGTAAATGTTTTTGTTATTTTGTCGCCTTCAATGCTTGAATGATATAGATGTCATAGATGTTAAAATTTGAGTGCACTAATTCGGACTCTGTTGTATGAAACAAGAAATATATTCAATTGTAGTGCCAGACTGCACAACCATGTGGTAGTGGTGGAGAATCTGGATAATAAAACTGAATGATTCTGTTAAATACAGGTTGGAGTGATTCTGTTAAATGCAGGTTGGAACCATGTGACTTTGGTTTGGCATGTTCCATACATAAGGAACAAGATCCAATAACCATGGGCATAAAAATAAGCTATACTGGGATCACAAACACATCTTCAAGGATGATGGATCAAAACTTTGGTTTCTCTTTCTGTTTCTATAGTATCATGTACATTTATACAGTATAGTGTATACATATGGGAAAATTGCATGAAGATCAGCTATTCCTTAAAAGGCGGATGCCAATTGGAGGTCGTCAAGAGTGACTTGGGAGTATCTATGAGCTAAGGACGTTGAGTAGAGAAACTCTGCTCTGGACTAACTTCCTGAACAGATGTCCTGCTCCGATCTCAAGATCTACGATACTGCACTCTAACTCCGACAATTGCTCTTCCTTGCAGGAAACTGACTTCTTTTTGTGAAATGCCTTGGAAACAAGAGACTGTTTAGGCATTTCAATTTGCTTCGACAAGAGACGGAGTGTGGACTCCAGCAGAGAGACAGAGATCTCCCTGGCCTTGGCCAAGAGCATGACCATCCTGCAATCTACAGAAGTCTTCTTCGCGGTCTTCTTGAAatgattcttggccttcttcgccaaGCGGGTGTAAGACTGGATCTTGGCTTGAGTAGCTGCATCATCCCCTTTCCTTAGAGCCACTTGCAGCTCTTGGATGATGGCCTTCATCTCGGCGAAGATCTCTTGCATGACGCTGCAGAGATCTAGCAGCTCAAGAGAACCTTCCATTTCTCCATCCAACATGTTCCTCTGCTGGGAGGAGAAAACATGGTGGCTTGGTAGGCAAATAATCTCTTCAAGACCATCATAGATGTTTGCAAGACTCCTGAGACCATCGCACATCATGCTGATGGAATTGGAGGAAGAGATGCTTGCTTCTAGGCTGTGAAGCTCTTGCTCGACTTGGGTCTCACTGACGTGAGGCCTAGAAGGCAAACTTATCGATCTTTGGTGGAAAGCCATATCTGAGCTTGAAGCTTTTCTCAGTATATATTGTGGTTGATGAAGAGTTGAAGAAAGGAACACTTATTTGTTTGATGCGTCTACTGCTCTGCTGAGGCCTATTTATACAGAAATGTAGAAGCAGTAGCATTTGATTGGTAGACACGAAGAATCATGCAATTACATCTCCCACATGTTGTCTGCTATGCCTTGAGATTTTTTAAGCACAAACATAGAGATTGGAATCCTAAAGTCGTCTCATGTTTAGTACATTGTTTTATGTGTCTACTGTCCTTGAGATGGGCCATTGCATCATTATGTTCCAGCAATTGGCAACAAGAACCAGCAGTCCAATTTAGTCTGATGGTGGATCTTGGCATAATTGCTTACCAAAGCCATTATTTAATGGATTGCTAACCTAGCATTTTGCTGTGGAATGCCTGTATTTAATCAGGTGTTTTCTTTGGTGGGCACCCTTGCGAATCACAAGTTAAAGCTTCGCTGATCGGAGCTGGCATGTTTAGGCCAATGGAAACAAGATCCATGTTAGTGGTTCAGCGTGTTACCCCTGTTTTTTTCAGCTTGAGGCTTTCAGCCACCCACCCTTTCATATCTAACGAGAAACGAGCTTTTGTTATGTGCCTGTGTCCACCCTATTTTTTCCGATGTTTTCGTACAACCTTATTACCTCTTGGTCAAACTAACTGATTCTCAAACACTACCATCTCTACTTTTGGTGAAGTTTGAAGTAAGCATATAAAGCATTGGTTGTTCTTTGCGTTTCGAGAATTATTATACGGAGAAGAACAAAGACTTTTCACACTGGCAAGTTTGGATTAGGTCTTGCTCAGATTATTGTTAATTCTGTACAGTAAATGTCTTGTTATTATTTCACCTTAAATGCTTAGATGATATAGATGTCGACGATGTTAAAATTTGAGCACTAATTTGGACTTTGTTTTATGAAACCAGAAATATATTTAATTGCAGTGCCAGACTGCACAGCCATGTGCTGGTGCTGGAGGTGCTGCTGCAGAATCTGGATAATAAAACTGATTGATTCTGCAAACTACAAGTTGGGACCTTGTGACGTTGATCTGGCATGCTTCATGCATAAGGGACAAGATCCACTTACCAAGGTTATCAATATTAAGTATACTGGGATCACAAGCACATCTTCAAGCATGAAATGTTCAAATGGATCAAAACTTTTGTTTctcttgctagtatcatgtacATTTCTACTGTATCTATGAGCTAAGGACTGTACATAGGGGGGAATTCTATGATGATCAGCTATTCCTTAAAAGGCGGATGCCAATCGAAGGGTGTCAAGAGTGACTTGGGAGTATCTATGAGCTAAGGATGTTGAGTAGAGAAACTCTGCTCTGGACTAATTTCCTGAAAAGATGTCCTGCTCCGATCTCAAGATCTCCAATACTGCACTCTAACCCCAACAGTTGCTCCTTGCAAACAACTGACTTCTTTTTGTGAAATGCCTTGGAAACAAGAGACTGTTTAGGCATTTCAATTTGCTTTGACAAGAGACGGAATGTGGACTCCAGCAGAGAGACAGAGATCTCCCTGGCCTTGGCCAAGAGCATGACCATCCTGCAATCTACAGAAGTCTTCTTCGCGGTCTTGTTGAAatgattcttggccttcttcgtcaAGCGGGTGTAAGATTGGATCCTGGCTTGAGCAGCCGCATCATCCCCTTTCCTTAGAGCCACTTGCAGCTCTTGGATGATGGCCTTCATCTCGGCGAAGATCTCTTGCATGGCACCACAGAGATCTAGCAGTTCGAGAGAACCTTCCATTTCTCCATCCAACACCATCCTCTGATGGTAGGGGCAGACTTGGCTGCTTGGTAGGCAGATGATCTCTTCAACACCATTGTAGATGTCTCCAAGCCTCCTCAGACCCTCACACATCGTGCCGATGGTCGTGGAGGAAGAGATGCTTGCCTCTAGGCTCAACATCTCTTCTTCAATCTCAGTCTCGGTGGCATGAGGCCTAGAAGGCAAACTTATCGATCTTAGGTGGAAAGCCATGTCTGATCTTGAAGCTTTTCTCTATATTGTGGTTGAGGAGAGGAGGAGCAGAAAAGAAGAGCTTCTAGCTTGATGTTTCTACCGTTCTGCTGACGCCTATTTATACAGAAGGTATGCTTACAGCTGTACTGTAGCATCTGACTGGTAGACATGAAGAACCATGCCATTACATCTCCCAGATGCTGTCTGCTATGCCTTGAGATCTGCCAGAAGCATAGAGATCAGAACACTAAAGTCGTCTCATGTCTGCTACATTTTTTTATTGTGTCTGGTGTCCTCGAGAAGAACCATCACATTGTCATGTTCCACTTATTGGCAGCAATGACAAATTAAGAGGGGCATAATTTAGTGGTGGATCTTGACATAATTGCACGCTGAAGCTATTATCTAGTGGAATGCTGCTGGCTACTGGCATGTTCTTCATTTAATCGGCTATTTCTTCTTTTGATGGATACTCGTGATAACCACGGCCGGTGCCTCATAATTTGGAGCTGGCATTTTCATGTAGCGGAAAACAAGATCCAATGCGCCTtttattttgttcaacattgtgtCGCCATCTTTTCAGTTATATCGTATCAAACAATGACATAAACGAGGTTTTGAATTGTGCCCCTGCTCACTGATCTCTTTTCAATGTTTTTCATGCGATGCTAGGTTAGACTAATTGATTCTCAAACATCATTGTGGGTGAAGTTTGCCATCCTAATAGATTGTTTTCCTTTTTCAGGTTATTTCTGTTGCTAGCCAAATTGTTCAGTTCTACGACTGAGAGGTTGAAGCTTTCTGCCAGTATACCATGTCTCGTAATAATTTGTAATGTTGGCACAAACATAGTTACATAATAACTTGTTGAGCTCTGTAATCGTTTTCTTTCCTGCCCGTTTGGGTGTGTGTACTGTGTCTCTTCTACCTTCTCAATGGAATGAAACACAAGGCTTTTGCGTTTTCTCAACCAAAAAAAAAGGGTAGAATATGCTGCATATTTTGAAGTTAGTGTTTTACCCAGTCGGGTCATTTACAATTTAGAGCACACTTTAAAATTCTTCACCAGTAAAGAAATGGAGTAATCTCCAATGGGTTAGTTTGGGGGGGTCGAATTTCTACAACATTACATTGTTTTACAGTCTGTTTAAAGGATGGTCATTcctttcttctcttctcttctgtttAAAGGATGGTCATTCCTTGGCTGGAATGGCGGCGTTTAGAAGATTGGAGTATTTGTTACATTATGTATCTGGCAAATACTCCCAGCAAGAAATCAGGGCATTTGCAATTGCATATTAACTGCAGCCTACGGGTGCGGGAGAAAGCGAATTAGTGCTGTATATGCAGCACATATACTGATAGAATGTAAAATGAAACCAAATAAGTGGAAGATCTCGTACTTGCAAAATCAACATGTTTCTTAGAAAAATAAATGGTGCTATTTCGTAAGTAGAGCGTACTTTTGTTGCACTACAAGCACCCAGAATTGTTTTTAGTCATAAAGAGTGGGTGTGCACTGTTGGGGGCGATGCCGAACCAATCCCAACATGGAAGTATAAAAAAAAACCTATACATAAACATAAGTCTCAAATATCCTTCATGTTGAGCGCCGTGGAGTGTAGCGGGGTTTTCTGAAAGGTGTGCAACTTCTGAAGGAGACAGAACTCAGATTCGTACCTGGTCTGGTCCATGGGTGCCTGGAGGGTGTTACCCGACAGTCAAGTAGTCATGCCAGTGCCAATCCCCCTACTGAAGTTGGCAAGTAGCCATGCTCATGGAGACAGTGACTGAAACGTGGGGCACGGGATTGATTCGTCAAACTTTTGCAGCAGAGGATGTTCCCGTCGTCCTCATCATGCCGATATTTGAACAGAGTGATGATTCGCCAGCCTTGTCACCTGAAGTTTCACCCTGTGAGTGGAAGCGAACCAGGATGGAATCAAGTATTGACAAGGTACAACAGACACAAAAGTGAAGGGTTCAAGCAAAGATGATCCAGAGAATAGCAGTGCACTCTTGGGGATTACCACAAAGCTATAACTAGAAGCTCGGTGAGTTAGTCCATGGGTTTTGATGGGATTTTGTTTATGACTATGTCATAGTGAGCAGACCTACCCTCTGTGGCTCACCGTATGAATGTTTCAAAAGCAAATGTTATCAACATCCAGTCTAGTACCTTCAGCAAAAGCAAAGTATAGGGATTAACAGTCGCTGCTAAGATACATAGGAAGATCTTCCCGTTGTTAGTGTTCGTGGAAAAGAGTCAATTGCCATCCTTTGAAACCAATCTCCTACCATAAAAAAATGCTAATATTTCCACTGTTGAAACCAATTCGACCAAGGTGTAGCTTACATATAGCATGAAGATAAAACTAGGAGTCTGTTGCGTGGAAAACATGAAAACTGTTCCCAGCCAACAAAAACTACTCATAGGACTGTAATTTGAATATCTAGCTTATAAGCATTCTCAGTTTACAGAATGGTATGGTTCCATAGAAAACTACTGGAGGCCATTACCGCCACCGAAATAGTTTCCATTATCCGTTGGATGATTTGATGATATCACATTATCAAGCTCTAAGCTGACAAGCTCTGAATCATGCATAGCAAAAAAAAAAGTTCCAAATCGGTTTTTTTTTTACAACAAATTtctagatgcattttttttacaaaaggaACGATGAATGGTGCCTAAGTTTCGTCCATGTTATAGTCACTGCTGGTGCTTGCAAATACACCAAAGATTTCAGGCAAGTGCTATGACAGAAATAGCACCAAAAACTACTGTATAGCTATTTTAACAAAAGAAAAAGATAGCTAAATTATTTTGATTTCTACATGTATACTTGTTAAAAAACATCATAGCTAACCGGGGCAGTTTTTTTTGCTTCCGTTTTTCTGTTCTCAGCCGTGTCAGGTGGAAACAAATATACAGATAGGAACTTTCAGAGATTCCTTGGGCGACAACAGGCAGGAAAAGTACTCTTCCAATGCCTACGAAACCTACACTGCTGCATGACAGGCTCCTCAACACAGGCCAAATATAGAGTTCTTATACTGTTCAATCCTCTGTTCTACACATACATTCTATCATATTCCTACATTTTGCACATTTTTCCTATCTTGTGAACCAACGGAGCCCTAAAGGTGGGAACTACGCAAACCCGCCCGTCAACGTCAATGGCATCACAACCACCCCGAGGAAACTTCAGTCAAGATTGGAGGGCAACCAAATTTGCATAAAATAATTGAAGGCCAAGGTCCTGTTAATTACCTGATATTACATAAAGTTCATATCAGGAACATGCGGCTACTAAAGCAGTCCACAAGAAATAGCAGCTGGTGCTCGTGTGCCCGGCCCACTGCCCACAGACTTGCACCCTGGTTTCCATCTTTCAGACTATCATATAGCAAAGTtagcaactggaactggtacaATTAAGTGGAGGCTCAGAATAGAACAACTTGGAAAGCTAGCACAAGGATGGCAGTAGTGCATGAATGCCTTCACTAACAGGCAGGAAGATTCTTGCCACCTACTTAAATTCAGACATGACTCGGATGAGATACATGTACCCACGTGATTAATCTAAAGGTAATTTAGTCGTGTATTATATTTCAGTCTGTCTAGCTAACCGGAGCAGAattttctacaatagcttgccacagaactagttaagggttTCAACGGTGCAAATAttctcaaaaatcctgaaaaaaaacACTGAAACATCACATCTATAATATAACAAGATCCAATGGAGGGATTATAAAAATACGACTgtatgtgtcctggacaaaaaaaCAAATAGTTTAGTATATATTTATGTCacagtgagctgaaatgcttgttATTTTTGCAgaggacacataaatgcatatttCCACAATCCCTCtgttggatcatcttattacattagagagatgctcccatatttatttcatattttttgataacTTTTAAACCGTTAAAAGTTTAGTGAGCCTAAACAAGTTATGTGGCAAGCTatggtagtatatatatatatatatatatgagctcACAACACCCCAGCGCTAGCTAGACAGACAGAGCCATGT encodes the following:
- the LOC123143354 gene encoding uncharacterized protein isoform X2 codes for the protein MAFHLRSISLPSRPHATETEIEEEMLSLEASISSSTTIGTMCEGLRRLGDIYNGVEEIICLPSSQVCPYHQRMVLDGEMEGSLELLDLCGAMQEIFAEMKAIIQELQVALRKGDDAAAQARIQSYTRLTKKAKNHFNKTAKKTSVDCRMVMLLAKAREISVSLLESTFRLLSKQIEMPKQSLVSKAFHKKKSVVCKEQLLGLECSIGDLEIGAGHLFRKLVQSRVSLLNILSS
- the LOC123143357 gene encoding uncharacterized protein, coding for MAFHQRSISLPSRPHVSETQVEQELHSLEASISSSNSISMMCDGLRSLANIYDGLEEIICLPSHHVFSSQQRNMLDGEMEGSLELLDLCSVMQEIFAEMKAIIQELQVALRKGDDAATQAKIQSYTRLAKKAKNHFKKTAKKTSVDCRMVMLLAKAREISVSLLESTLRLLSKQIEMPKQSLVSKAFHKKKSVSCKEEQLSELECSIVDLEIGAGHLFRKLVQSRVSLLNVLSS